The nucleotide sequence ATTCAATGGCAATGGAAGTTTATCCTGATGAGCGGTTAATTAAAGAAAAATTAAAGACGGTGTTTCAGAAAAAGAAAGATTTAGAAAAATCAATTCTTTTGCAACATCAAAATATTAATCAAAATCTCGAAAAATGGTCTAAATATGATGAGGCGATCGCTGCTAACCCCACTGTCAATTCTTCTTATAATCCTTTAGCTGTGAATCAAAAAAACGGACAATTTATATTAAGTACCGATATCGATTTTGACTTAAACCAATTAGATCAACTCTTTGAAGCAGTAGGTTGGATGACTCGTTCCCACGAACAAATGAAAATCGCCCTAGAACACAGTTTTTTAGCCGTTACTCTCTGGTTTGTCAAAGATACGCAAAAACAATTAATTGGGTTTACTCGCGCCGTTTCTGATCATGTTTATAATGCGACTTTGTGGGATGTAGTAATTCATCCTAATTTTCAAAGTCAAGGATTAGGAAAAGCCTTAATTCAATATACCTTAGAAAAACTGCGCCAGCAAAACATCGAAAATATTACCTTATTTGCAGGTTCAAAAGCCGTTAATTTCTATCATCATTTAGGGTTTATTACCGACCCTAACGGAATTAAAGGAATGTTTTGGGTTTCACCTTGATTAACTTCAATCGTAGGGTGCGTAAGCTCCGCGCACGCACCATCTAACATGAAATCCACAAATATTTGCTCCTGATCATTGCATTATAATTGTATCTGAGAAATGGTGCGTGTGGCTTCGCCTTACGCACCCTACGTTTTTGCTATAGCTTTTTTGTCAATACTTTCAGTTTTTATTCTGCTATAAAAATTTGCTCAATGTTTAAATTAATTTCAGGGAATAGTTGAGAAATAATTCTTTGTTGACCTATAAAAACAGTATTTTGATAACTTCCATTCATCAAAAAATTGATCATTACTTGTTCTGTTAACGGATCAATAATCCAATATTCAGAAATGCCAAATTCCGCATATTCAGTTATTTTTTTAACATAATCTCGGTTCTCGTTATCTTCCCCTGGACTCACAACTTCTACTACTAATAAAGCCGGAACTTCCAGAATGGCTGATTTTTTAAACTGTCGTAACCGTCGCCAATCTTCCCCTTGAATAATAGCAATATCCGGTTGTCGGGAACGATTTATTCTAGTTCGTATTCCCACATCTCCTTGTTTTACTTTTAAGTCTAACCCTAGTCTTTTAATCTCCGCTTTGAAGGTATCGTAGAGAAATTCAATAATATCAGAATGTATCGGACTAGCAGGTGTCATTGGAATTAACACCCCATCTTCAAGTTCATAACGGTTATCTGTTCCGTCATTATAAGTTAAATACTCCTCAAAGGTTAATTTGACAGGGGTTTGAGTCATGTTCTTACCTCAACTTTCCAACGTCCCTTTTCTATTAATTTAACACAAAAGTAAAACGTAAACCGTAGGGTGCGTAAGCTCCGCGCACGCACCATCTAACATGAAATCCACAAATATTTGCTCCTGATCATTGCATTATAATTGTATCTGAGAAATGGTGCGTGCGGCTTCGCCTTACGCACCCTACGTTCTTGCTCTAGCTTTTTTGTCAATACTTTCAGTTTTTATTCTGCTATAAAAATTTGCTCAACGGTTAAATTGAGGTCGGGGAATAGTTGAGAAATAATTCTTTGTTGACCTATAAAAACAGTATTTTGATAACTTCCATTCATCAAAAAATTGATCATTACTTGTTCTGTTAACGGATCAATAATCCAATATTCAGAAATGCCAAATTCCGCATATTCAGTTATTTTTTTAACATAATCTCGGTTCTCGTTATCTTCCCCTGGACTCACAACTTCTACTACTAATAAAGCCGGAACTTCCAGAATGGCTGATTTTTTAAACTGTCGTAACCGTCGCCAATCTTCCCCTTGAATAATAGCAATATCCGGTTGTCGGGAACGATTTATTCTAGTTCGTATTCCCACATCTCCTTGTTTAACTTTCAAGTCTAAATTCCGTCTTTGAACTTCTTGATAAAAACAGATAAATAGGAACCCTACAATATCAGAATGGATGGGACTCGCAGGTGTCATCGGAATTAACACCCCATCTTCAAGTTCATAACGATTATCTGTTCCGTCATCGTAGGTTAAATACTCCTCAAAGGTTAATTTTACAGGGGTTTTAGTCATGTTGTCACCTCAACTTTACAACATCCCTTTTCTATTAATCTAACATAAAAGTAAAACGTAAACCGTAGGGTGCGTAAGCGGAGCGCACGCACCATCTAACATGAAATCCTAAAATATTTGCTCCTGATCATTGCATCATAATTGTATATGAGAAATGGTGCGTGCGACTTCGCCTTACGCACCCTACAATTTTAATTCCTAATTCTTCGTTCTCCATACCGTAATAACATCTCAATACTCGCCAAACGATTTCCCCAACTAGAGACTTGATA is from Planktothrix sp. FACHB-1365 and encodes:
- a CDS encoding Uma2 family endonuclease, coding for MTKTPVKLTFEEYLTYDDGTDNRYELEDGVLIPMTPASPIHSDIVGFLFICFYQEVQRRNLDLKVKQGDVGIRTRINRSRQPDIAIIQGEDWRRLRQFKKSAILEVPALLVVEVVSPGEDNENRDYVKKITEYAEFGISEYWIIDPLTEQVMINFLMNGSYQNTVFIGQQRIISQLFPDLNLTVEQIFIAE
- a CDS encoding Uma2 family endonuclease, which produces MTQTPVKLTFEEYLTYNDGTDNRYELEDGVLIPMTPASPIHSDIIEFLYDTFKAEIKRLGLDLKVKQGDVGIRTRINRSRQPDIAIIQGEDWRRLRQFKKSAILEVPALLVVEVVSPGEDNENRDYVKKITEYAEFGISEYWIIDPLTEQVMINFLMNGSYQNTVFIGQQRIISQLFPEINLNIEQIFIAE